A portion of the Platichthys flesus chromosome 7, fPlaFle2.1, whole genome shotgun sequence genome contains these proteins:
- the ptpn22 gene encoding tyrosine-protein phosphatase non-receptor type 22 isoform X1 has product MEQQARVLRTFLDQLERQEATDEDAANGFAGEFSRLKSQSTKYRTDKIFTTKTADKQENTKKNRYKDIVPFDHSRVKLIFTTKNDTDYINANFIKGVSGSRAYIATQGPLPHTVLDFFRMLWEYNIQVVVMACREFEMGKKKCERYWPQKHEQPFVCEPFTVHCDSEESKGDYLTRTLRVTFRNCSRTLKQLHYVNWPDHGVPDAIPPILDMLHEMRSYQAHDDVPICIHCSAGCGRTGALCAIDYTWNLLKKQMITADFKIYDLVQDMRTQRPSVVQTKEQYELVYRTIKLLFKGYLHALDAQRCRNEVTMVSCAVTPDSENKLPDQELVLLPQPLQNEERDVPPQLHHPSPSTPEDLIASTSREKHMDQQQWSLIRASPDAGVTGRDLQQGPGTSPQQVHTSHSAPAAEERDNLPQLNPPPSPAVAICMMVEDPYFDSPMNSPLSEEAPMDSAEDARPWTVNPLHTPSLSLNDQPLEDDIPASGTEEPHTDEEAPHPDEEAPPPLPERTPESYVLAVDAEPSDPCEGLSVIIPQNAAAEAVREWQGRSPSPVPPLPERTAESFELDLDQAPVEQNSEVTPAVNLKRIGTSSEWSGDSQSALSVNTHEKKPWIRSKSLKVKTTLTAPVTRLSLAPNSTSELHPFFPHLDPLTPPLPPHNVNRWTDRTPESFNPQTVAVHEEPALWLQPSETAHPSHRVGLSAEWDGNSQPKKFLDVVMSRSKSVRAQSSRHEPLHAVWQIAPPPVVVTAAGSVRVEAPDVNRRPSPSAEPSGNQSDRGGEKGMSRTKSLRFFRHKQNPKSASPPPPTQPGAAPPTLSSAFKFGFGNRFGKPKGPRSHPDTWF; this is encoded by the exons ATGGAGCAGCAGGCCAGGGTACTGAGGACGTTCCTGGACCAGCTGGAGAGACAGGAGGCAACCGATGAGGACGCAGCGAATGGCTTTGCTGGGGAGTTTTCT AGATTGAAAAGCCAGTCAACCAAGTATCGCACTGACAAGATCTTCACCACCAAGACAGCAGACAAGCAGGAGAACACCAAGAAGAACCGATACAAGGACATTGTTCCCT tCGACCACAGCAGAGTAAAGCTCATTTTCACAACTAAAAATGACACAGACTACATCAACGCCAATTTCATCAAG GGGGTGTCGGGGTCCAGGGCGTACATCGCTACTCAGGGTCCCCTGCCCCACACGGTGCTGGACTTCTTCAGGATGCTTTGGGAATATAACATACAG GTCGTGGTGATGGCCTGTCGAGAATTTGAAATGGGGAAG AAAAAGTGCGAGCGCTACTGGCCACAGAAACACGAGCAGCCATTTGTGTGTGAGCCGTTCACAGTTCACTGT gaCTCTGAGGAATCTAAAGGAGATTATTTGACAAGGACATTGAGGGTGACTTTCCGCAAT tgtagTCGAACTTTGAAGCAGCTGCACTATGTGAACTGGCCAGATCACGGCGTGCCCGACGCCATCCCCCCCATCCTGGACATGTTGCATGAGATGCGTTCCTACCAGGCCCACGATGACGTCCCCATCTGCATCCACTGCAG CGCCGGCTGCGGCAGAACAGGAGCCCTGTGCGCCATCGACTACACCTGGAACCTGCTGAAGAAACAG ATGATCACTGCAGATTTCAAGATCTACGACTTGGTTCAGGACATGAGGACCCAGAGGCCGTCAGTGGTTCAAACCAAG GAACAGTACGAGCTGGTGTACAGGACCATCAAGCTGCTGTTTAAGGGATACCTGCACGCCCTGGACGCACAGAGATGCAGAAATGAG GTGACGATGGTCTCATGTGCTGTCACGCCTGACTCTGAAAACAAGCTTCCGGACCAGGAGCTGGTTCTGTTGCCTCAGCCCCTGCAGAACGAGGAGAGGGATGTtccaccacagctccaccatccctcGCCCTCCACTCCGGAAGATCTCATTGCCTCGACATCCAGGGAGAAGCACATGgaccagcagcagtggagcctgATCCGGGCCTCTCCTGACGCGGGGGTCACCGGCCGGGACCTGCAGCAGGGACCCGGGACCTCGCCCCAGCAGGTGCACACGAGCCATAGCGcccctgcagcagaggagagggataACCTGCCGCAGCTGAACCCTCCGCCTTCACCAGCGGTCGCCATTTGTATGATGGTGGAGGATCCGTACTTCGACAGCCCAATGAACTCGCCTCTATCTGAGGAGGCTCCCATGGACTCTGCTGAAGACGCCAGACCATGGACAGTCAACCCTCTCCACACACCCTCGTTGTCTCTGAATGATCAGCCTCTAGAAGATGACATACCTGCCTCAG GTACAGAAGAACCTCACACGGATGAGGAGGCACCTCACCCAGATGAGGAGGCACCTCCTCCGTTACCTGAACGAACCCCTGAATCCTACGTTCTGGCTGTGGACGCAG AGCCGTCAGATCCCTGTGAAGGTTTATCGGTCATCATCCctcaaaatgctgctgctgaggctgtCAGGGAGTGGCAAG GCAGGTCGCCCTCCCCTGTGCCGCCACTTCCAGAGAGAACGGCTGAATCTTTTGAGCTGGATTTAGATCAAG CTCCCGTGGAGCAGAACTCCGAGGTCACGCCAGCTGTGAACCTGAAGCGAATAGGAACGTCCTCCGAATGGTCAGGTGACTCACAATCAGCTTTGAGCGTGAACACGCATGAGAAGAAACCTTGGATCAGGAGTAAA AGTCTGAAGGTGAAAACTACGCTCACAg cTCCAGTGACACGTCTCAGTCTCGCACCAAACTCAACCTCAGAGCTTCATCCCTTCTTTCCTCATCTGGACCCACTGACTCCTCCGCTGCCTCCTCACA ATGTCAACAGGTGGACTGACAGAACCCCAGAGTCCTTCAACCCCCAAACAGTCGCCG TTCATGAGGAACCTGCCCTCTGGCTGCAGCCCTCAGAAACAGCACATCCCTCCCACAGAGTGGGTTTGTCGGCTGAGTGGGACGGCAACTCTCAGCCCAAGAAGTTCCTCGACGTGGTCATGAGCCGAAGCAAG AGTGTTCGAGCTCAAAGTTCAAGACATG aGCCCCTCCATGCAGTTTGGCAGATCGCTCCACCTCCCGTGGTCGTAACGGCAGCAGGAAGTG TACGAGTGGAAGCGCCCGATGTGAACCGCAGGCCCTCGCCGAGCGCCGAGCCGTCAGGGAACCAATCAGACAGAGGCGGCGAGAAGGGGATGTCAAGAACAAAG AGTCTCAGGTTttttagacacaaacaaaacc CTAAAAGTGCATCTCCACCACCTCCTACTCAGCCGGGAGCTGCACCTCCGACCTTGTCCTCTGCCTTTAAATTTG GATTTGGAAACCGTTTTGGGAAACCAAAAGGCCCGAGGAGTCATCCAGATACTTGGTTCTGA
- the ptpn22 gene encoding tyrosine-protein phosphatase non-receptor type 22 isoform X2, translating to MEQQARVLRTFLDQLERQEATDEDAANGFAGEFSRLKSQSTKYRTDKIFTTKTADKQENTKKNRYKDIVPFDHSRVKLIFTTKNDTDYINANFIKGVSGSRAYIATQGPLPHTVLDFFRMLWEYNIQVVVMACREFEMGKKKCERYWPQKHEQPFVCEPFTVHCDSEESKGDYLTRTLRVTFRNCSRTLKQLHYVNWPDHGVPDAIPPILDMLHEMRSYQAHDDVPICIHCSAGCGRTGALCAIDYTWNLLKKQMITADFKIYDLVQDMRTQRPSVVQTKEQYELVYRTIKLLFKGYLHALDAQRCRNEVTMVSCAVTPDSENKLPDQELVLLPQPLQNEERDVPPQLHHPSPSTPEDLIASTSREKHMDQQQWSLIRASPDAGVTGRDLQQGPGTSPQQVHTSHSAPAAEERDNLPQLNPPPSPAVAICMMVEDPYFDSPMNSPLSEEAPMDSAEDARPWTVNPLHTPSLSLNDQPLEDDIPASGTEEPHTDEEAPHPDEEAPPPLPERTPESYVLAVDAEPSDPCEGLSVIIPQNAAAEAVREWQAPVEQNSEVTPAVNLKRIGTSSEWSGDSQSALSVNTHEKKPWIRSKSLKVKTTLTAPVTRLSLAPNSTSELHPFFPHLDPLTPPLPPHNVNRWTDRTPESFNPQTVAVHEEPALWLQPSETAHPSHRVGLSAEWDGNSQPKKFLDVVMSRSKSVRAQSSRHEPLHAVWQIAPPPVVVTAAGSVRVEAPDVNRRPSPSAEPSGNQSDRGGEKGMSRTKSLRFFRHKQNPKSASPPPPTQPGAAPPTLSSAFKFGFGNRFGKPKGPRSHPDTWF from the exons ATGGAGCAGCAGGCCAGGGTACTGAGGACGTTCCTGGACCAGCTGGAGAGACAGGAGGCAACCGATGAGGACGCAGCGAATGGCTTTGCTGGGGAGTTTTCT AGATTGAAAAGCCAGTCAACCAAGTATCGCACTGACAAGATCTTCACCACCAAGACAGCAGACAAGCAGGAGAACACCAAGAAGAACCGATACAAGGACATTGTTCCCT tCGACCACAGCAGAGTAAAGCTCATTTTCACAACTAAAAATGACACAGACTACATCAACGCCAATTTCATCAAG GGGGTGTCGGGGTCCAGGGCGTACATCGCTACTCAGGGTCCCCTGCCCCACACGGTGCTGGACTTCTTCAGGATGCTTTGGGAATATAACATACAG GTCGTGGTGATGGCCTGTCGAGAATTTGAAATGGGGAAG AAAAAGTGCGAGCGCTACTGGCCACAGAAACACGAGCAGCCATTTGTGTGTGAGCCGTTCACAGTTCACTGT gaCTCTGAGGAATCTAAAGGAGATTATTTGACAAGGACATTGAGGGTGACTTTCCGCAAT tgtagTCGAACTTTGAAGCAGCTGCACTATGTGAACTGGCCAGATCACGGCGTGCCCGACGCCATCCCCCCCATCCTGGACATGTTGCATGAGATGCGTTCCTACCAGGCCCACGATGACGTCCCCATCTGCATCCACTGCAG CGCCGGCTGCGGCAGAACAGGAGCCCTGTGCGCCATCGACTACACCTGGAACCTGCTGAAGAAACAG ATGATCACTGCAGATTTCAAGATCTACGACTTGGTTCAGGACATGAGGACCCAGAGGCCGTCAGTGGTTCAAACCAAG GAACAGTACGAGCTGGTGTACAGGACCATCAAGCTGCTGTTTAAGGGATACCTGCACGCCCTGGACGCACAGAGATGCAGAAATGAG GTGACGATGGTCTCATGTGCTGTCACGCCTGACTCTGAAAACAAGCTTCCGGACCAGGAGCTGGTTCTGTTGCCTCAGCCCCTGCAGAACGAGGAGAGGGATGTtccaccacagctccaccatccctcGCCCTCCACTCCGGAAGATCTCATTGCCTCGACATCCAGGGAGAAGCACATGgaccagcagcagtggagcctgATCCGGGCCTCTCCTGACGCGGGGGTCACCGGCCGGGACCTGCAGCAGGGACCCGGGACCTCGCCCCAGCAGGTGCACACGAGCCATAGCGcccctgcagcagaggagagggataACCTGCCGCAGCTGAACCCTCCGCCTTCACCAGCGGTCGCCATTTGTATGATGGTGGAGGATCCGTACTTCGACAGCCCAATGAACTCGCCTCTATCTGAGGAGGCTCCCATGGACTCTGCTGAAGACGCCAGACCATGGACAGTCAACCCTCTCCACACACCCTCGTTGTCTCTGAATGATCAGCCTCTAGAAGATGACATACCTGCCTCAG GTACAGAAGAACCTCACACGGATGAGGAGGCACCTCACCCAGATGAGGAGGCACCTCCTCCGTTACCTGAACGAACCCCTGAATCCTACGTTCTGGCTGTGGACGCAG AGCCGTCAGATCCCTGTGAAGGTTTATCGGTCATCATCCctcaaaatgctgctgctgaggctgtCAGGGAGTGGCAAG CTCCCGTGGAGCAGAACTCCGAGGTCACGCCAGCTGTGAACCTGAAGCGAATAGGAACGTCCTCCGAATGGTCAGGTGACTCACAATCAGCTTTGAGCGTGAACACGCATGAGAAGAAACCTTGGATCAGGAGTAAA AGTCTGAAGGTGAAAACTACGCTCACAg cTCCAGTGACACGTCTCAGTCTCGCACCAAACTCAACCTCAGAGCTTCATCCCTTCTTTCCTCATCTGGACCCACTGACTCCTCCGCTGCCTCCTCACA ATGTCAACAGGTGGACTGACAGAACCCCAGAGTCCTTCAACCCCCAAACAGTCGCCG TTCATGAGGAACCTGCCCTCTGGCTGCAGCCCTCAGAAACAGCACATCCCTCCCACAGAGTGGGTTTGTCGGCTGAGTGGGACGGCAACTCTCAGCCCAAGAAGTTCCTCGACGTGGTCATGAGCCGAAGCAAG AGTGTTCGAGCTCAAAGTTCAAGACATG aGCCCCTCCATGCAGTTTGGCAGATCGCTCCACCTCCCGTGGTCGTAACGGCAGCAGGAAGTG TACGAGTGGAAGCGCCCGATGTGAACCGCAGGCCCTCGCCGAGCGCCGAGCCGTCAGGGAACCAATCAGACAGAGGCGGCGAGAAGGGGATGTCAAGAACAAAG AGTCTCAGGTTttttagacacaaacaaaacc CTAAAAGTGCATCTCCACCACCTCCTACTCAGCCGGGAGCTGCACCTCCGACCTTGTCCTCTGCCTTTAAATTTG GATTTGGAAACCGTTTTGGGAAACCAAAAGGCCCGAGGAGTCATCCAGATACTTGGTTCTGA
- the LOC133957329 gene encoding uncharacterized protein LOC133957329, translating into MKIFCLILLCHGSLQLQCDKKQITAHIGGEFILSCKYNTKHFLYNKKYWCRGESRNTCTILVHSEHFGQIAGRSLVIDARRRGLFVKVTDLQFDDTGAYWVGIDKVNSDIMTSVNVLITEVPLSKPRLWPLTSLVDGPTCWGRPVTVRCGCEQGSGVRYAWHQRTRFKDSLLHLSSDLNLHCSSLGEDSDYYCVATNALSSQESEVLSVQVLRSAHSGCVYVLNLQGQPSYDCADRMCTTSASTPALTTNGKIHTEPGNQPFQMNHTRPDLGLKRFQTWAPLWYTFLRWGYLATLLVFLFIVLKCTTTRQRKCPKRKREVYFKQVPHSVQ; encoded by the exons ATGAAGATCTTCTGTCTCATTTTACTTTGTCATG GAAGCCTTCAGCTGCAGTGTGATAAAAAGCAGATCACAGCACATATTGGAGGCGAATTCATTCTTTCCTGCAAGTACAACACAAAGCATTTCCTGTACAATAAAAAGTACTGGTGTCGAGGGGAATCCAGGAACACCTGTACGATCTTAGTGCATTCAGAACATTTTGGTCAAATCGCAGGCAGATCCCTCGTCATAGATGCAAGAAGAAGAGGGTTGTTTGTGAAGGTCACAGATCTGCAGTTTGATGACACTGGAGCGTACTGGGTTGGGATTGATAAAGTAAACAGTGACATCATGACTTCAGTTAATGTGCTCATCACTGAAG TTCCGCTGTCCAAACCCAGACTGTGGCCTTTGACATCTCTGGTGGATGGGCCTACGTGCTGGGGGCGGCCGGTGACTGTGCGCTGCGGTTGTGAACAGGGCTCTGGTGTTCGCTACGCCTGGCATCAGCGCACTCGCTTCAAAGACTCACTCCTCCACCTGTCATCAGACTTGAATCTTCACTGCAGCTCGCTAGGAGAGGACAGTGATTATTACTGCGTGGCCACCAACGCCCTGAGCAGTCAGGAGAGTGAGGTCCTCTCCGTGCAGGTCCTGAGGTCTGCACACAGCGGCTGTGTCTATGTTTTGAATCTGCAGG GCCAACCCAGTTATGACTGTGCAGACAGGATGTGCACCACCAGTGCCAGCACTCCAGCTTTGACCACCAATGGGAAAATCCACACAGAACCAGGAAACCAGCCTTTTCAAATGAATCACACTCGTCCTGATCTCGGTTTGAAAAG GTTCCAGACATGGGCACCACTCTGGTACACATTTCTGCGTTGGGGTTATTTGGCAACCTTACTGGTATTTCTGTTCATAGTTCTTAAATGTACCACGACAAGACAAAGGAAATGTCccaagaggaagagagaggtttATTTCAAGCAAGTTCCGCACTCTGTTCAGTGA